Proteins encoded together in one Deinococcus reticulitermitis window:
- a CDS encoding ankyrin repeat domain-containing protein: MTPPSDLDSSHAAPANLDQTALDRPDLDRQVLDFLQRAFEVVREGDAPELRRMLAQGLPPNVRNQKGDSLLILASYHGHLEATRALLEAGADPGTVNDQGQTALQGAAFKGHAEMIRLLLGGGADPEGRGAGGRTALMFAAMFDRVEIMGLLLGGGANPEARDDAGVSALDVARTMGAQHAAAWLTEYLGRNKPGPAGT; this comes from the coding sequence TCTCGACCAGACCGCCCTCGACCGGCCTGATCTGGATAGGCAGGTGCTCGACTTTCTGCAACGCGCCTTCGAGGTGGTGCGGGAGGGCGACGCACCGGAGCTGCGGCGCATGCTCGCGCAGGGCCTGCCGCCCAACGTTCGCAACCAGAAGGGCGACAGCCTCTTGATCCTGGCGAGCTATCACGGCCACCTGGAGGCGACCCGCGCGCTGCTGGAGGCCGGCGCCGACCCGGGAACCGTCAACGACCAGGGCCAGACCGCATTGCAGGGCGCGGCCTTTAAAGGCCATGCCGAGATGATCCGGTTGCTGCTCGGGGGGGGCGCCGACCCCGAGGGACGCGGCGCGGGCGGGCGCACGGCCCTGATGTTCGCGGCGATGTTCGACCGGGTCGAGATCATGGGGTTGCTGCTCGGGGGCGGCGCCAACCCCGAGGCCCGCGACGACGCGGGGGTCAGCGCCCTCGACGTGGCGCGCACGATGGGTGCCCAGCACGCCGCAGCCTGGCTCACCGAGTACCTCGGGAGGAACAAACCCGGCCCGGCAGGCACCTGA